The Haloarcula sp. H-GB4 DNA window CGGACGAGGTCCGGGACATTGCTATCAAATATGATCCATTGAACCAATCTGGTCATGAAGGATTCCATATCACTGCTGACGATGAGCTTCATATTGACGATGCACTGGTGATGAAGGAACACGGATTAATCGAAAAAAAGATCCCAAACGATTCGATTCAGATCGTCCCACTTCCATCTGAGACGGGACAGCTAGTCAATCAATATGGCAACAATGGATTTCGACTATACAATCTTCCTGCTCCAGAAGACGGGTCCGTCATTGGATTACTTGGGCGCAATGGAATCGGAAAAAGTACTGCACTCCGTTGCTTATCTGGGCAACTTAAGCCGAACCTAGGACATCCAAATGAGGAGATAGACTGGGATCAAACAATTGAGCGGTTCCGTGGGACAACACTCCAACAACATCTCGAGCGACTTCGAGACGGGTCTGTGACGGCTGCGTACAAAGAACAGCGTGTGGAAACTGTATCTGAATCCGACGATGAAACCGTCCGTGAACGGCTATCCAACCAGCCAAATGATGCTGGTCGGTTTATCGAAGACTTCCAGTTAGAATCGATTCTGGACCGGCCGATCGCCGACCTCTCTGGAGGGGAACGGCAACGCGTTTCGATTGCGTTCACACTGCTGAGTGATGCGGATCTCTATCTTATTGATGAGCCTTCGTCGTTCTTGGATATCAAACAGCGCCTCACGGTAGCTAACACAATCCGTGACCACGTCAGAGAAACGGACTCAGCGGCTGTCGTCGTTGAACACGACTTGGCAATGCTGGATTTGCTTTCTGATGCAATCCATGTTCTCTATGGCAAACCGGGTGGGTTTGGGGTTGTTTCTCAACGGCTCCCTGTCCGGACAGGTGTCAACCAATTTTTGGACGGACGGTTGAAGGATGAGAACGTCCAGATTCGGCGGAATTCAATTGATTTCCCATCTGCAAACGAGCGGCGAAATCAATCTAATGAAGCACTACTTGAATATCCAAATCTTAAGAAACATTTCGACGAATTTTCACTCTCTGTTGAACCAGGCGAGATTCGGTACGGTGAATCAATTGGAATCCTCGGAGAAAACGCTCTTGGAAAAACTACATTCGTGAAACTCCTTTCAGGCAGTCTCAGTCCTGATGAAGGGACGATTCCGGACGCCACGACAGTCTCATATAAGCCACAATATATCACACCGAACACGGCAGAATCTGTTCGAGAACGTTTCATGGAGGTCACAGATATTTATTCACAGTCCTTCCAAACTCGGATACGTGACCCATTCGATTTAGAAGAACTCTATGATAAGTCTCTAAACTCGCTCTCTGGCGGGGAATTACAGCGTGTTGGGATTGCTCTCTGTTTCGCGCGTGATGCAGATGTCTATCTTCTTGATGAACCGTCTGCCTTCTTAGACGTTGACAGACGGGTGGCTATTGCTGATCATATCCGGCAACTCAGTGAGCGCATAGACCAACCAGTACTCGTTGTTGACCACGATCTGTTTGTAATAGACCGAGTAGCTGACCGACTAACTGTCTTTGACGGGATCCCAGGCGAACAGGGTCATGCAATGCCACCTCAGTCGATGCGAAAAGGAATGAATACGTTCTTGTCCTCTGTTGGAATCACGTTCCGGCGGGATAATCGAACTGGTAGACCACGGGTCAATAAACCAGGAAGTCAGCTGGATAGAGAGCAGAAATCCGATGACGACTATTATTACACAGGTTGAGAAACGCAGAATCACTTCTCAGTGACCGCCTCTGTGTCGTAAACGTCAGGGATTTTTGAACCGCATCGCCGCGTTATGAAGTCGTTGTTCCATATTTTGTGGATATCTGAAACATTCGCAATCAATCATTACTAGTGGCGGACTGACGAGCGAATATGAGTACGTCAGTCGACCCATTTAAGAAGTCCGTGACGTGGGTCGCAGATACAGGAGTTTTCATCGCTTGTGATCATCAGCAAAATAATAAATATGCTGCTCTTGA harbors:
- a CDS encoding ribosome biogenesis/translation initiation ATPase RLI, encoding MTPPSDSQDDEYVAIIDQKEVTDEVRDIAIKYDPLNQSGHEGFHITADDELHIDDALVMKEHGLIEKKIPNDSIQIVPLPSETGQLVNQYGNNGFRLYNLPAPEDGSVIGLLGRNGIGKSTALRCLSGQLKPNLGHPNEEIDWDQTIERFRGTTLQQHLERLRDGSVTAAYKEQRVETVSESDDETVRERLSNQPNDAGRFIEDFQLESILDRPIADLSGGERQRVSIAFTLLSDADLYLIDEPSSFLDIKQRLTVANTIRDHVRETDSAAVVVEHDLAMLDLLSDAIHVLYGKPGGFGVVSQRLPVRTGVNQFLDGRLKDENVQIRRNSIDFPSANERRNQSNEALLEYPNLKKHFDEFSLSVEPGEIRYGESIGILGENALGKTTFVKLLSGSLSPDEGTIPDATTVSYKPQYITPNTAESVRERFMEVTDIYSQSFQTRIRDPFDLEELYDKSLNSLSGGELQRVGIALCFARDADVYLLDEPSAFLDVDRRVAIADHIRQLSERIDQPVLVVDHDLFVIDRVADRLTVFDGIPGEQGHAMPPQSMRKGMNTFLSSVGITFRRDNRTGRPRVNKPGSQLDREQKSDDDYYYTG